The genomic segment GGCTGATAACCCATCACGAAGATCACCTTCTGCCTTTGTAGCCATGTCCGTTGCTGATCTTGAACCACAGTAAAATTAGGTCAAAACCTTATCACGAATTTTAAGGTTACAATGTGTTTCCGATTAAAAACAATGGGGCGAATATGTGTGTACACGACACGTGGTATGCAcagtataattttgacacttgTTGGTAGAAATaacttatttttagatttatttgtaCTTCAGTAGTAGTTCCCGAATTTTACTATACATTAAAACGTCGTgtagtaaaaatatatttttcggAATTTTAATTTCTTATACGAAAAAAGCACGACATTCCCTGCCGGCTTCTTTGGCAAAATGACAGATAGTAAGGGAAGCAATATTGCTAGTTGTTCCACATATGTCCCAAAGTGTTGCCAAGCGGTTATTTGTTAAGGGATCCACAGACACTCAAACGCGCTCGATTTCGTGTCCGAGCCGTGGAGCCGAGTTAATAGAACTGACTAAAATAGCAAAATATCGTTAACAATTAACAGTAGAGTTATTTTAAATGTGAAATAAAGTTGagtgcaaaaaaatattattttacatattaagcttctgtaccgtttCTGTaagcgttttaactttgaggaacagcgtgagatacgagattttttaaaagtagtgacgatgtaGGCTACTTgccgtgtgatactatacagcacgaccacggatgattttattaattctgatgcggtacaaatttacgaaaaaaaaatgtacttttttgtactgacgtttaaaaaaaatgtacccttatgattttgaagtttcgacatagggcccggggtcgtgctaggtaggtactccctggcacgaccacactatatttaatgagattttaaatttctgttgcagtacaaattcacgaaaaaaaatgtacttttttgtacttaccttttaaaaaaaaataccctcatggtttcggagttttgacatggggtgtggtcgtgctagataggtggtacttcctggcacgaccacactatatttatgtttaatttgatggtcaaatgaatactaaacaagtgttttgaaattgtactatgtaaattacttcaaaaacttagtgcggtcgtgccagggagtacctatctagcacgaccacaacccatgtcgaaactccgaaaccatgagggtactttttataaaaaggtaagtacagaaaagtacattttttttcgtgaatttgtaccactacagaaataaaaaaaatcattatataaagctaggaacatactacgcggacgtccgtcgtaaatcgaccgcggacgggaatctggacaatggaaatacacataaagctaggaacacactacgcggacgtccgtcgtaaaacgaccgcgaccgcgacctatcagtgtgcacggaacaaaacatccagagagccagatttcgatcggacgtccgtgcgctcaaggccacgtccgcgtccgtcgaccgatagtttgcacggttatgtgtatttccattgtccagattcccgtccgcggtcgatttacgacggacgtccgcgtagtgtgttcctagcttgaccgtgcaaactatcggtcgacggacgtggacgtggccttgagcgcatggacgtccgatcgaaatctggctcgctggatgttttgtgaccgtgcacactgatcggtcgcggtcgcggtcgatttacgacggacgtccgcgtagtatgttcctagcttaaatatagtgtggtcgtgccaggaagtaccacctatctagcacgaccacaccccatgtgaaaactctgaaaccatgagggtatttttttttaaaaggtacctaagtacaaaaaagtacattttttttcgtgaatttgtactgcaacagaaatttaaaatctcattaaatatagtgtggtcgtgccagggagtacctacctacctacctagcacgaccacgggccctatgtcgaaactccaaaatcataagggtacattttttttaaacgtcagtacaaaaaagtacatttttttcgtgaatttgtaccgcatcagaattaataaaatcatccgtggtcgtgctgtatagtatcacactacTTGCCTCTCATAGTccaatcagcttctttttaaaaactgtcaaaacgaattttgaacgacttgcttaATGcttatatggaattaatatgaaatcgaattgagtgacgtcacggtcaattcaattactttatttctacctgacttattaaatggaaattcgatttaaaaataacttatgtccatgtttttctaataattatctaATGCTTTATTCCGTGTATGgtttaaaatactttattttaagaacagtcaagttccctgcACCAgtgtggaaagtagtactttatgcacagaatatataatagtacaagtacagaaggctcactcctttgatgttcacaaaatgccgccattctaatttcttacctacattaacaaacggaccgcacgcgagcagccgatattgaattttattgcgtcgcgcgaaggtcgtcaccactgcatgggccgcgaactcgcggccaccgacatgtacttgtagcgcggcgatagaatcgcggagtgaaccGCCCCTGCTttatgtgcaattgtgcatgtCAGAATTGCAATGGGCCATATGTATTGTAAAACACACATTATGTATTGTACACACATGAAGTGGGAATTCGTAACTGGTGTCGATTTTAATTAAACAtcgcagttttaatttatcgacactagttttgaattttgtctttttcgcacttgtatcgtaatttactattaGTTAAGTTAGTGTTAGCGCTCTTTATCAATAGAGCATTAAACTTGTAAAGAATTATGAAAAATTGAAGGCTATCACTGTAAAATTGTTCAAATTAGGTGGGAAATACATTCCCTGCCGTACAAAGACGACACAGGACACAGGAAAAAAACACTAAAAGTatccttttattaattttaatatttggtAGCAGGATTATCGTCCTCATATTACTGCTTTTAACCTGCTTACCAAAGGTACCAGTTAAACCAGGCCCGAATTGGTCTGGTTGTCTTATGTGAGCCTGGACTCAGCTTGTTCTGGGAAGCTAACGCGAGGCATAGCATCGCCACTGTCCATagcaggaaaaatataattttattcatagtTTTTTTTGGAATTTGTTTCACTTAAAACGTACCTAGGTGACAAAGTAAGGACGGCCGCACTAAATGTGGCTTAACTGACTGGATTCTGTAACGAAGATCTGTgaaattgatttattttcaaTTAATATCTAGTAATGACTTATCGCTGCAATAAACAACAATCAAGTGTCCGACCACGCCACACAGACCTATTAAATTCCAAAATATTCATGCGGTATTGATGTGATCTTTGCCTATGtgtcgtgattttttttgtCAACGACAACATTTCTAAAGGTCAGAGACTTTTATTATAGGTAATTACTGATACGCTAAAATCTAATTTTACCTCATACATATCTAAAAAGCCTACACACTATTAAAAACCATCAAATTTGggagaaaaatgaaaatatccgTGTATTTATCTGGGAGTAGGTACGTGAATACCAGGTTAATACCCACTCTCGGGTATTTACCCATTTCTGCAAGCATTTTATATACTTAAGTATAGTATACCCTGTATACCCGACTGTTTACTATGAAAGGGATATTCAAGAATTAACTTTTTGTACGTAGATGAAGTCGCAGGCATAAGTTacgcaatgaaaaaaaaatcttctgcCTATTGTAATGaatattttgtataaatattgattaatcAAATTTAAAGttagctgcagagaaaagtgtTCCTCCTGGCTTCGAAGCTTGCATGCAAAGGTTCTAAGCGACTTGATGATTGTACCTAATTACCTTCTTAAATACTTAATCACTGGTTCATTAAGTTTTTCCAAAGGCCAAAAATTACTACTAAGTACAATTATGATACGCCACTAGCCAACGACTGCGGAGTGGGATAttgtataagtacctataggtaacCTATAGCCCCTATAGGTAAGTAGAACCACACATCACACAAAACTAAGAATTAAAAACAAGTCACGACTTAAATTATTTCTTTTATAGGTACCGAGAGTATTTTGGTTCGATGTTTAATAGCCTTATTGGAATCTTACATGACAATTTTGGTCTTAATTATCTAGCTAAGTAGGTATACATAATATGTGGCGTGTATTCGTAGCAAAAGAACAAAATGATggaatatatttatatgtaagtaGCACCTACAAGGTATAGGGAAGTATCTGCGTTGAACGATTTGACACAATTTATGGTTAAAATTATGTATCTATGGTGCATGGgataatttcgaagcacagaaatgctcgggtaatttcgaaagggtaatcttgatatgatagaaaataatggtgatttttatgtaactttcGAAATTACTCCAATGCACCATACTTAATAGGTATCCGCCTCTGctttataagtatatattaagTGGTACTGGTGGCACAAGTACAACCTATCTTCCTTTTTATGGTCTAGTCCGGCATCACACACACTCCGTTCACTCTGACGTACCCGGTGGGGCACGCGTCCCCATCGAACGCTCCTCGGTCTTCCAGAGTCACATTTGCTGGAGGCGGTGCTTCTGTCACGGGCGGTGTTGAATTATTTGATGTGGATTCATTAGGAAATATTGGGTCAACAGACTTTAAAGAAATCTCCTTAAAAGCTCCTTCCTCCTCGAAAACTACTTTGTCTTTATTTTCACTGCATGAGTTATTGGTGCTCACTGGTGTTGGATTGTAGGTATTATTTTGAGCACTGGTTGAACTTGTGATGTTATTAGTAGTCACTGTAACAGGTTGTTTTTGGTTCATTCTTCTTGATTGAGATCGTGATATCaatagttttgttttcttttgcTTCGTAGTCGTCTGTTGTGATGTTGCACTGCCGTTATTTTTATTGACTAAAATAAGAAACTGTTCCGTTGTTTGATATGGCTGAACTGTATGTATCACAGGTTGCAGGTTTCCACTATTTCCAGGGCTAGGGGTACGTCCAGACAGAAAAGGCGACGGCGAGTATTTGACCTCTTGATTCAACTGTGTTAGGCAGAGTATTTTCCCTAATGCCAATATAAATGGAGTAGTGAGTAATACAAACATGACACTTGTTTCTTTCTCGGTTGAAATTCACTTTTCCTATTAAATTATCTGTTTCACTGGAACTTAGATGCGGAAATTGTTCACACAGAAACAGTCAGCCGTGTAATAAGGGACCGACGAGTGAACGCGATCTCGCTTTATACGTTTAAGGTCAAGACGAGTAAACGTTCCTCCGTAAACAATGGAATAAATAGCTAGTTGATGTCCGCTGAGATTGTGGGTTTCCACAAAACCGTCGTCACGTACTAGCAGTTTTTATTCGCATCTTTATTCACCGTCTACGCGCCATCGCGCAGTGGACCGAAGCGGGGCAGAATTCTTCACGTACCTATTTAATCTCCTAAACCGACCGCTATTtgaatacaatttgttagttacCAACTTGTTCCTCcctagaagttatttttaactaagctaccagtggcggctggtgaaaatttctgctaggcaacaccaaagcaaaaagaaacctaccttaacatttaggtactttactagtaatcaattttaggcaagccggtgggaatcggcttgtatggaccagccgctgctgaagCTACCGAAACTTGGAACCGTTAGAATTTCAATCAGATCTACCTCGAGGTAATGTGGTTCATAAGGATAGGAGGTAATAGGATAGATTGAATATCAAATTCTGGTCTCCACATTGTGGTTGTTGTGGTAGGAAATGAAggtaaaatataggtataggtatgtgtattgtgtaaggTTATGAAATATGAAACAGCGCACGTAATACCTGCTATAGTGTGATTTTAACTAAACCTTATCACGTCCGTGCGTCCCTATCACATTAATTAcaagtagtgcgaaaaggacgaccTGACAATGTGACAATAGGTACATCGTAAACCGAATACTTAAGTACTATGTAAATCGAACTTTTAGAACGAAATACCTAGATCCAACTCAATAGCGATTTCTTTCAGTGTCACGTCGGTTTTGTCCAAGGTGCAAGATATCTAGAGGTAATACTGCAAGAGGTAAGTCTCAAATGTCTTAATCACATAGTACCTAAATGAAGGGTTCCCAAACTGTGCGCCGTGAGGAAATCCTCGTCACCTATCTATGTTTATTAATTATCGCAATGGCCGAGTACTTGCTTACGACGGAAAAAGttactggattgaactgcacaATTCGCACAATCCAGAAAACGTCTCTTAACTATAACTGAACATGATATTGTGTTTTAGGTCACGTTTTGTATTATTTAATCAGTATAGTAGTACAAAATGCAACAACTTACTAGTAGTGGTATGTTTCAGTCGAAATTATATGAATTGCATAGTCCTTACTTAAATCTTTGGTTAGATTATTATTCTTATTCCTAAATGTATTCTAGGTACCACCTGATGTGAGTCATCATCCTCTTTCAATTGCAGCTCTCTATAGAATACTAATTGCTGATGCGTCCTCAACTCATAATTTTCTCAACATTGTAGGTACCTGTGTAATTAATTGCTTTATACGATTATTATCTCTTGGATCTACTTAGTTACGAAACGACAATTTTAtgataataggtacctactccgTAAATCACTTTGTTTTATTATGGTTTTTATGCGAACCCGGTTAATATATTTCCGTAGATAGGAACAAACACGTCTATAACACAAGATAATTATTaaacacatattattatgttcatAGGTATTTACCTCAAAGTCAAAAGCATTTTATTGCTCTCGTGTAGTTGTTTAGGTATAAATAAAGGAATTAATAACTAGGCGGTAGGTACTGAAGTAGCATGTCTCATATTTATTAAGATGgtataagtaagtaggtacttaggtaatGTACTTATAATCAaaggtataaattaataattattctaaatacaaaaaTTCCTATACATAGaaagaataaaaaactaaacctaaactaaatctaaaaaagGTCCCCGCGGCAAGGTGCCGCAGATGCTGGCTGCGTTACCTCGCTGGACTGCCAAACTGATTCGTTGAGCGAGGTAACTGCCAGCTCTGCGGTCGCCAGTTGTATCCCTGAGTCTCTTTGAAATAGATGAACTTGAAAATTCTCTCTTAGGTAATTAGATGAACTTCTACAAACATGTTATCCTGAAGGACTGAGGCCACTGTAAGTCGGCAACTTCTTTCAGCGTCCCGAAAGTTGACATTTTCTTCGTTGACCACTTTTTCAGTAAGTATATAATAGGGTGTTATTTTACCGCACTAGGGCGATAATTAGCATCCTTACCGGCGGATGccgaaaaatgaaaaaagtaaGTTGTCTTGCGATTTTATTGCCAAGAATTTACATGAGAATAAGAACTAGAGTTTTTTTTAGTAATGATGCGGATGCGGCTAACAACCAACTAGGCCACGCCACATCTGGACTAAGGTCTGATCGAGCCCGCGAACTTCGAAGTCAACGTGTGGGTATGCTTTGTACTAATGTGTAGGTAAGGTAAGGAATGCATAGACGCTCGGAGCGGTGCGCTGGGGCGGGCGAGCGGGCGTCCACCGGcactttaagctaggaacatactacgcggacgtccgtcgtaaatcgaccgcggacgggaatctggacaatggaaatagacataaccgtgcaaactatcggtcgacggacgtggacgtggccttgagcgcgtggacgtccgatcgaaatctggctcgctggatgttttgttccgtgcacactgatcggtcgcggtcgcggtcgatttacgacggacgtccgcgtagtatgttcctagcttaatgcAATGCAACGtccactcaggacacttgtatagtatgtacctattgtatGAGCTGCAATCGTTTGACATTCACGCCGCACACCCcaccccgctgcacgcccaatatgagcgtttCTCAAAATGACTAGTTAGGTTTGGATTAagttttcatgattttttttattcaataaaccTATTACTTACAATTTTACAGTACCTAATTAACAACTTAATAAACACAGAGATGGAACGAATATTCGATATTAGGCACattcaagtttttcaatgttcgtattcggccgaatagttcggttacattgccgaatagtTGCCGCATAAacacattaaataaaaatagcgtAAATTGTTTCGTAATTTATTGAATCaccctatttcagcattctaaggaactaccaaaagagaaaaatgtggacacactttaaaaatatggcgcaACCGAATAATCGGCCGAACATCGGCATAGCCCATCTCTAGTACACAAAATCATTCGTCTTTGATCCTTATGTCTATTGGAAAATCGTCATCACTGTCTTCGTTCTTGTGGCTGCTGTCGGTTTCTCGTTTGGGCGCGTTGATGACGATCTTGTCCCCGCCGTATGTGTAGTCGTTGAGAGGCACGAGCAGCGGTCCGTCCTCAGGTTTTTTGTTCGAcccactattttttttattattttctgctTGATGACTGTCATTATTATTGTACGTTTCCGTTGGTTTATAATGGTCATTTGAGTTTGGTCTGGTTGGTTCCGGGTTTTTCGCATCGTTTGCAGTTGGGTTTGGATTTATTATTTCATTGATGGGATTTCCAGTCGGATTCACATAATTTATATCGTTGTTGTTTTGGTTATGACCTTGATAATTGTTATGTTGCCCTTGTTGATTGGGGTAAATCGGCATGTTTTGTTGCTGTCCATCGTATCCGTTGCCGTTGTTACCGTTTTCATATGGGTTATGTCCCGGGTTAGTTGGATAATTGGGACGAGGAGCATTCCCATGATTGGGACCATATCCTTGATTATGATTTAAATGATGTCCATTGTTATGGTGTCCTTGATTGCCTGGGTTGTACCCCTGGTGGGGATGATGTCCATTAGGAGGGTAATGGCCTTGTTGAGGTGTGTCGTACGGGCTAGGGTTTCCGTGGCCCCCGTGAGTGTTCTCTTCTACGATGACTACGATGGTCTCGCCTCCTCGGTTGGGCGGCGGGGCTGGCTGATGGCGGTGGCCGTGGTGCACGAGGCCATCGAGCCCGCCTAACACTGCATCAGCCACGTCGTGCACCTTGTTGTGAATCTGCTGATGCGCTCCTATAAGCAATTTACCCAGCCCGCCATGACACGAACATAACGATGGTATTAAAAAGATTAATAAATAGTATTTCATGATTGAACGACACTTTAAAACAAATGCACATATGACTACTTCCACATTCCGCTTCTTACTGGCGGGAAGGAGCTTCGTCTGTTCATCCGTTTGCGAAAACCGGTTTAGGATCGGTAGTTCACCGAAGATTGTTTTTTCCTGTTCATAATAATTACCTATGATATGTTTATATTATATTGATTACAGTGAAACATTTTTTGTTAACGCACATATATATACAGGATGTTTTTTCATATTAATTATAGTGACACTGACCTGTGAGTTTTTTTCCAAACTTTGTAAACGCCAATGTTCATTAATTTGAAACTGAGGGTAGGTCTTCCAACACCGATTTCGCGCAGCACTGACGCAAAACGAC from the Leguminivora glycinivorella isolate SPB_JAAS2020 chromosome 8, LegGlyc_1.1, whole genome shotgun sequence genome contains:
- the LOC125228848 gene encoding putative uncharacterized protein DDB_G0279653; the encoded protein is MKYYLLIFLIPSLCSCHGGLGKLLIGAHQQIHNKVHDVADAVLGGLDGLVHHGHRHQPAPPPNRGGETIVVIVEENTHGGHGNPSPYDTPQQGHYPPNGHHPHQGYNPGNQGHHNNGHHLNHNQGYGPNHGNAPRPNYPTNPGHNPYENGNNGNGYDGQQQNMPIYPNQQGQHNNYQGHNQNNNDINYVNPTGNPINEIINPNPTANDAKNPEPTRPNSNDHYKPTETYNNNDSHQAENNKKNSGSNKKPEDGPLLVPLNDYTYGGDKIVINAPKRETDSSHKNEDSDDDFPIDIRIKDE